A part of Vespula pensylvanica isolate Volc-1 chromosome 20, ASM1446617v1, whole genome shotgun sequence genomic DNA contains:
- the LOC122635891 gene encoding uncharacterized protein LOC122635891 isoform X1, which produces MGSSRQQDRSLNAGISLPQWMKGKIDNRFDFDESAFSPPSHDEGFFCIRYPKSQNSTNTTQDFRSVKKVFNDNTITTSTNQVTSSQQTHSKFKEVKEIDFSQHPLPCQPFVPTAINKVNTTLAGTIKPAKSQGTDDGFHGEPALCGKSIVHVANQMMSNKFNKPHTSVASVEQELIPRKGSKSLPATPLASPITSPDSSPKSRRKINSNRYFTGAFIPDRDKYQGSWILASILGQSREIVTSKIEEEQDSGIDIAPPKILKRKKSISSQNLTYIGKDEKTSGKSSSQTNILQAKPSELREMNFWSPTSM; this is translated from the exons ATGGGTTCATCAAGACAACAAGATCGATCTCTAAATGCAGGAATATCTTTACCGCAAtggatgaaaggaaaaatagataaCAG GTTCGACTTTGACGAAAGTGCATTCAGTCCACCATCCCACGACGAGGGTTTTTTCTGCATACGGTATCCAAAATCACAAAATTCTACTAATACCACTCAGGATTTCAGATCTGTTAAAAAGGTTTTCAATGATAATACAATTACAACTTCTACAAATCAAGTTACATCCAGTCAACAAACACATTCTAAATtcaaagaagtaaaagagattGATTTTAGTCAACATCCATTACCTTGCCAACCATTTGTTCCAACTGCAATCAATAAAG TAAATACAACATTAGCAGGGACTATAAAACCAGCTAAATCTCAAGGAACTGATGATGGATTTCATGGTGAACCAGCTCTCTGTGGCAAGTCCATAGTTCATGTAGCTAACCAAATGATGTCTAATAAGTTTAATAAACCACATACTTCTGTGGCATCAGTCGAACAAGAATTAATTCCAAGAAAAGGTAGTAAATCTTTACCAGCTACGCCATTAGCTTCACCGATCACCAGTCCAGATAGTTCACCAAAATCACGCAGAAAAATTAACTCAAATCGTTATTTTACTGGAGCCTTTATTCCTGACCGAGATAAATATCAAGGCAGCTGGATATTAGCTAGCATATTGGGTCAATCACGAGAAATTGTAACCtcaaaaatagaagaagaacaagacaGTGGCATAGATATTGCTCCGCCTAAAatattgaagagaaaaaaatctatatccTCACAAAATCTTACATATATcggaaaagatgaaaaaactTCGGGAAAATCATCTTCCCAGACAAATATATTGCAAGCAAAGCCATCAGAGTTAAGAGAAATGAACTTTTGGTCTCCTACATCTATGTAA
- the LOC122636146 gene encoding uncharacterized protein LOC122636146 yields the protein MSEDEFILVNRRRRRKKFEQVFREQLSLTESNEIEIDKEIVVRKLFDAVPKLKYSVFKTHILHNISKVLKILNTNKIFEIICYGLGRFSQHNSSKTFKYNEFQYQDYSCFSTRITSYFLKRKTKR from the exons ATGTCTGAGGACGAATTTATATTAGTGAATCGACGTAGAAGACGTAAAAAATTCGAACAAGTTTTTAGAGAACAATTATCACTTACAGAATCcaacgaaattgaaattgataaagaaatcGTAGTTCG aaaattatttgacgCAGTACCCAAGCTCAAATATAGTGTATTTAAGACACACATCTTGCATAATATCTCAAAAgttttaaagattttaaatacaaataaaatatttgagatTATCTGTTATGGTTTAGGACGGTTTTCTCAACATAATTCTTCTAA GACATTCAAGTACAATGAATTCCAATATCAAGATTATTCGTGCTTTAGCACAAGAATTACGTCATATTTCCTTAAGCGAAAAactaaaagataa
- the LOC122635891 gene encoding uncharacterized protein LOC122635891 isoform X2 — MGSSRQQDRSLNAGISLPQWMKGKIDNRFDFDESAFSPPSHDEGFFCIRYPKSQNSTNTTQDFRSVKKVFNDNTITTSTNQVTSSQQTHSKFKEVKEIDFSQHPLPCQPFVPTAINKAGTIKPAKSQGTDDGFHGEPALCGKSIVHVANQMMSNKFNKPHTSVASVEQELIPRKGSKSLPATPLASPITSPDSSPKSRRKINSNRYFTGAFIPDRDKYQGSWILASILGQSREIVTSKIEEEQDSGIDIAPPKILKRKKSISSQNLTYIGKDEKTSGKSSSQTNILQAKPSELREMNFWSPTSM; from the exons ATGGGTTCATCAAGACAACAAGATCGATCTCTAAATGCAGGAATATCTTTACCGCAAtggatgaaaggaaaaatagataaCAG GTTCGACTTTGACGAAAGTGCATTCAGTCCACCATCCCACGACGAGGGTTTTTTCTGCATACGGTATCCAAAATCACAAAATTCTACTAATACCACTCAGGATTTCAGATCTGTTAAAAAGGTTTTCAATGATAATACAATTACAACTTCTACAAATCAAGTTACATCCAGTCAACAAACACATTCTAAATtcaaagaagtaaaagagattGATTTTAGTCAACATCCATTACCTTGCCAACCATTTGTTCCAACTGCAATCAATAAAG CAGGGACTATAAAACCAGCTAAATCTCAAGGAACTGATGATGGATTTCATGGTGAACCAGCTCTCTGTGGCAAGTCCATAGTTCATGTAGCTAACCAAATGATGTCTAATAAGTTTAATAAACCACATACTTCTGTGGCATCAGTCGAACAAGAATTAATTCCAAGAAAAGGTAGTAAATCTTTACCAGCTACGCCATTAGCTTCACCGATCACCAGTCCAGATAGTTCACCAAAATCACGCAGAAAAATTAACTCAAATCGTTATTTTACTGGAGCCTTTATTCCTGACCGAGATAAATATCAAGGCAGCTGGATATTAGCTAGCATATTGGGTCAATCACGAGAAATTGTAACCtcaaaaatagaagaagaacaagacaGTGGCATAGATATTGCTCCGCCTAAAatattgaagagaaaaaaatctatatccTCACAAAATCTTACATATATcggaaaagatgaaaaaactTCGGGAAAATCATCTTCCCAGACAAATATATTGCAAGCAAAGCCATCAGAGTTAAGAGAAATGAACTTTTGGTCTCCTACATCTATGTAA
- the LOC122635893 gene encoding 60S ribosomal protein L26, producing the protein MKFNKLVSSSRRKNRKRHFTAPSHIRRRLMSAPLSKELRQKYNVRSMPIRKDDEVQVVRGHYKGQQVGKVVQVYRKKFVIYIERIQREKANTANVYVGIDPSKTVIVKLKMDKDRKKIIDRRGKGRLAALGKDKGKYPEDTTAAMESS; encoded by the exons atgaaGTTCAACAAATTAGTATCTTCCTCACGAAGGAAAAATCGTAAACGTCATTTCACCGCCCCTTCTCATATACGTAGAAGGTTAATGTCTGCACCTCTTTCAAAAGAGTTAAGACAAAAATACAACGTACGATCCATGCCTATACGCAAGGATGATGAAGTACAG gtTGTTCGTGGACATTACAAAGGCCAACAAGTTGGTAAAGTTGTGCAAGTATATAGAAAGAagttcgttatatatatagaaaggatTCAAAGGGAAAAAGCTAATACTGCAAATGTATATGTTGGTATTGATCCTTCAAAG ACTGTAATTGTAAAACTTAAAATGGAcaaagataggaagaaaataatagacaGACGAGGTAAAGGCAGACTTGCTGCCTTGGGTAAAGATAAAGGGAAATACCCAGAAGATACCACGGCTGCCATGGAATCTTCATaa
- the LOC122635892 gene encoding cuticle protein 67-like, protein MHSIPLLFLKSKELYLPIDIMFRFLVICGCLMAVARAGVIGGGLLAATAPAALAVQPAAALSLPVSTAAVVPTIATSSSNIIRGIGNLAAISAYSKSVDTPFSSVRKADVRVNNPGIVTAAVAPAPALAVTNTALAAPLATAAIAAPGLLAPGLTTALAGPALAAGLGAPLGLNGLGLNGLGAVKVL, encoded by the exons ATGCATTCAATTCCTCTCTTGTTCTTGAAGAGTAAGGAGCTGTACTTACCTATCGACATCATGTTTAGG TTCTTGGTAATTTGTGGATGTCTAATGGCCGTCGCCAGGGCTGGAGTTATCGGGGGCGGTTTGCTAGCAGCTACCGCACCTGCAGCGCTCGCTGTTCAACCTGCTGCAGCTCTATCTCTACCGGTGTCCACTGCTGCGGTCGTACCAACAATTGCGACCTCCTCTTCCAATATTATTCGGGGTATCGGTAATTTAGCTGCTATCTCGGCGTACTCGAAGAGCGTCGATACGCCGTTCAGTAGCGTCAGGAAAGCGGACGTCCGCGTTAACAATCCTGGAATCGTGACGGCTGCTGTCGCGCCCGCGCCCGCGCTCGCAGTGACAAATACTGCTCTTGCAG CACCTCTTGCTACTGCCGCCATTGCCGCACCTGGTCTATTAGCTCCTGGATTGACAACTGCTCTTGCTGGACCAGCCTTAGCTGCAGGTCTAGGCGCACCTCTTGGTCTCAACGGTTTGGGTCTTAATGGTTTGGGAGCAGTCAAGGTTCTCTAA